A single region of the Silene latifolia isolate original U9 population chromosome 8, ASM4854445v1, whole genome shotgun sequence genome encodes:
- the LOC141595087 gene encoding uncharacterized protein LOC141595087: protein MVTSAPSSSSSRLLVGKIWSLKAINVRAAIDSMIKLWNPKGTIVGNILDGREKIFAFRFSDDRDKARVIEGQPWHFDKHVWCFNEPCEDGKMTETPLHLIPMWARIYDLPMRGRSNVNNLKSLGRQLGTFVSVDEAPLPEVERAVRVRILHDVRTPLKPKVEIRMPSSRVLDFKVKYERSPTYCYGCGILGHGEKECDEVPYDDVDLKSSEDLRASP, encoded by the coding sequence atggtcacatcagcgCCTTCTAGTAGTTCTAGCCGGCTATTGGTGGGAAAGATCTGGTCTTTGAAAGCGATTAATGTTAGGGCAGCCATTGATTCGATGATTAAATTGTGGAACCCTAAAGGGACGATAGTGGGCAACATTCTGGATGGTAGGGAAAAGATATTTGCGTTTCGTTTTTCTGATGACCGGGACAAGGCTAGAGTTATAGAGGGCCAACCATGGCACTTCGATAAACATGTTTGGTGCTTTAACGAGCCATGTGAGGATGGGAAAATGACTGAAACTCCTCTGCATTTAATTCCTATGTGGGCGAGGATTTATGACCTCCCAATGAGGGGTAGATCGAATGTTAACAACTTGAAGAGTTTAGGACGGCAACTGGGGACTTTTGTCTCTGTCGATGAAGCACCTTTACCAGAAGTTGAGAGGGCAGTTAGAGTTCGTATCTTGCACGATGTTCGTACGCCATTGAAACCAAAGGTTGAAATAAGGATGCCGAGTTCGCGAGTTTTAGATTTTAAAGTCAAATATGAGAGATCACCAACTTATTGTTATGGGTGTGGTATTCTTGGACATGGAGAGAAGGAATGTGACGAGGTCCCTTATGATGATGTTGATCTAAAATCCAGTGAGGACCTTCGAGCTTCGCCATAG
- the LOC141595086 gene encoding uncharacterized protein LOC141595086 encodes MNMLSLNCRGLGRPDAVGGLRNLIRKEAPTFLFLCETKLRGMEFRKLSLSKEEYECMVVDNVGRSGGLALLWKRGVTCKLRSSSVHHIDVDIELDGTKWRMTGFYGWPTVSDRYLSWELLRDLGSQAGDPWMCIGDFNEILYSTEMKGGMRPQWQVNNFRDAVDDCGLQDIEVEGYGFTFDNGQEGEDNRQSRLDRALCTEG; translated from the coding sequence ATGAATATGTTGAGCCTTAACTGTAGGGGATTGGGCCGTCCCGATGCAGTAGGCGGTCTCCGTAATTTGATACGGAAAGAGGCCCCCACTTTTCTTTTCTTATGCGAAACGAAGCTAAGGGGTATGGAGTTTCGCAAGTTGTCGCTGAGTAAGGAGGAGTATGAGTGTATGGTGGTTGACAACGTTGGGCGTTCTGGTGGTTTGGCTCTATTATGGAAAAGGGGTGTTACATGTAAGCTGAGATCGAGTTCAGTTCACCATATAGATGTCGATATTGAACTGGATGGAACGAAGTGGCGGATGACGGGGTTCTATGGATGGCCGACAGTGTCGGATAGATACTTGTCTTGGGAATTACTGAGAGATTTAGGGTCTCAGGCGGGGGATCCATGGATGTGCATTGGAGATTTTAACGAAATCTTGTACTCTACTGAGATGAAAGGAGGGATGCGACCGCAATGGCAAGTGAACAATTTTAGAGACGCGGTGGATGATTGTGGACTGCAAGATATTGAGGTGGAGGGATATGGTTTCACGTTTGATAATGGACAGGAGGGAGAGGATAATAGACAGAGCCGTCTTGATAGAGCTTTGTGTACGGAGGGATAG
- the LOC141595084 gene encoding uncharacterized protein LOC141595084 → MREMEECDSVRFVIGCWALWEGRNNNLFGGKEFRLDRVVKRVYEIIGEMREVLEGSGKRSMEGVVSDRWLRPQSGWLKINVDASVREGIGVGVGAVCINEEGRVMWGVTEQMSEMMEPSKAEAFAILVELKEAARYGVQQVIIESDCSMVIDALKLKRSGRSAIYFLFDEIHKISSVFRSCIWSCVRRGCNKVAHELARASP, encoded by the coding sequence ATGAGGGAGATGGAGGAATGTGATAGTGTGCGCTTTGTCATTGGGTGTTGGGCTCTGTGGGAAGGACGGAATAATAATCTGTTCGGTGGGAAGGAGTTTAGGCTGGATAGGGTGGTGAAGAGAGTGTATGAGATCATTGGGGAGATGAGGGAGGTGTTAGAAGGGAGTGGTAAGCGAAGTATGGAAGGGGTGGTGAGTGATAGATGGTTAAGACCACAATCGGGATGGCTAAAGATCAATGTCGATGCTAGTGTTCGGGAGGGTATTGGGGTTGGTGTCGGGGCAGTTTGCATAAATGAAGAAGGCCGGGTGATGTGGGGTGTGACAGAGCAGATGAGCGAGATGATGGAACCAAGTAAAGCGGAGGCATTTGCGATTCTGGTTGAGCTTAAGGAAGCAGCTCGATATGGAGTCCAACAAGTAATTATCGAGAGTGATTGTTCGATGGTGATCGATGCTTTGAAGCTGAAGAGAAGCGGGAGGAGTGCGATTTATTTTCTTTTCGATGAAATTCATAAAATTAGTTCGGTCTTTCGGTCTTGTATTTGGTCGTGTGTGCGTCGTGGATGTAACAAGGTTGCTCATGAATTAGCGAGAGCGAGTCCTTAG